Proteins encoded within one genomic window of Cucumis sativus cultivar 9930 chromosome 3, Cucumber_9930_V3, whole genome shotgun sequence:
- the LOC101212850 gene encoding prolycopene isomerase, chloroplastic, translating to MVVLRSLSISGLEFNSPSAVYNSHFSTGYKLSDLDLGCKTSVLSHLGNAQIVDRNNPRSQKPKLISNKIYRKLYVTDSASNRKNLGFFKTLQSRNMKPRSLGAKFVDTGCSGANLRTEKFIVQSKSALGVDEIVEIDEAAGGGEEKSLYDAIVIGSGIGGLVASTQLAVKGAKVLVLEKYVIPGGSSGYYQKDGYTFDVGSSVMFGFSDKGNLNLITQALSAVGCEMQVIPDPTTVHFHLPTNLSVRIHREYNEFIEELVSNFPHEKEGILKFYGDCWKIFNALNSLELKSLEEPIYLFGQFFQKPLECLTLAYYLPQNAGDLARKYIKDPRLLSFIDAECFIVSTVNALQTPMINAAMVLCDRHFGGINYPIGGVGGIAKSLAKGLVDHGSSIMYKANVTKIITENGKAVGVKLSDGREFFAKTIVSNATRWDTFGKLLKGVDLPKEEENFQKLYVKAPSFLSIHMGVKAEVLPPDTDCHHFVLESDWRRLEEPYGSIFLSIPTVLDPSLAPDGRHILHIFTTSSMEDWEGLSREEYEAKKALIADEIITRLEKKLFPGLKSSIDFMEVGTPRTHRRFLARNNGTYGPMPRGTPKGLLGMPFNTTSIDGLYCVGDSCFPGQGVIAVAFSGVMCAHRVAADIGLEKKSPILDAALLRLLGWLRTLA from the exons ATGGTTGTTCTCCGCTCACTTTCGATTTCAGGGTTGGAGTTCAATTCTCCATCTGCTGTTTACAATTCCCATTTTTCCACTGGTTATAAACTCAGTGACTTGGATTTGGGATGTAAAACTTCTGTGTTGTCTCATCTGGGTAACGCCCAAATTGTAGATAGAAACAATCCCAGAAGCCAAAAGCCCAAATTAATCTCCAATAAGATTTACAGAAAGCTATATGTGACAGATTCCGCGTCCAATCGCAAGAATTTGGGGTTTTTCAAAACTCTACAATCGCGGAATATGAAACCCAGAAGTTTAGGAGCTAAATTTGTGGATACAGGGTGTTCTGGGGCGAATTTGAGGACTGAAAAGTTCATTGTGCAGTCAAAATCGGCATTGGGTGTTGATGAAATTGTGGAGATAGATGAAGCGGCAGGAGGAGGCGAGGAGAAAAGCCTATATGATGCTATTGTTATTGGGTCAGGTATTGGGGGTTTGGTTGCTTCTACTCAATTAGCAGTGAAAGGAGCCAAAGTTTTGGTCTTAGAGAAGTATGTGATTCCTGGTGGGAGCTCTGGGTATTACCAGAAAGATGGGTATACTTTTGATGTTGGGTCTTCTGTAATGTTTGGTTTCAGTGATAAG ggaaatctaaatttaattacacaAGCTTTGTCAGCCGTTGGTTGTGAGATGCAAGTGATACCTGATCCAACCACTGTTCATTTCCATCTACCAACTAACCTTTCAGTACGGATTCACAGAGAATACAATGAGTTTATTGAAGAACTTGTCAGCAATTTTCCCcatgaaaaagaaggaatCCTCAAATTTTACGGGGATTGTTGGAAG ATATTCAATGCTTTAAACTCATTGGAATTAAAATCACTGGAGGAGCCAATATATCTTTTCGGTCAGTTCTTTCAGAAGCCTCTTGAATGCCTGACACTTG CATATTACTTGCCTCAAAATGCTGGAGATTTGGCTCGGAAATACATTAAGGATCCCCGTCTGTTGTCATTTATTGATGCAGAG TGCTTTATTGTTAGCACAGTGAATGCTTTGCAAACACCAATGATAAATGCAGCCATG GTTTTATGTGACAGACATTTTGGTGGGATAAACTACCCTATTGGTGGTGTTGGTGGAATTGCAAAGTCCTTGGCAAAGGGTCTGGTTGATCATGGAAGCTCAATAATGTACAAAGCAAATGTGACAAAGATAATAACTGAAAATGGCAAAGCT GTAGGCGTGAAGCTGTCTGATGGAAGGGAGTTCTTTGCTAAAACTATTGTATCGAATGCTACTAGATGGGATACCTTTG gAAAGCTGTTGAAAGGAGTAGACCTTCCCAAGGAAGAGGAGAACTTTCAGAAACTTTATGTTAAGGCCCCATCTTTCCTTTCAATTCATATGGGAGTGAAAGCGGAGGTTTTACCGCCGGATACAGATTGTCACCATTTTGTGCTTGAG aGTGATTGGAGAAGGTTAGAGGAGCCATATGGAAGCATCTTTCTGAGCATCCCAACCGTTCTTGATCCATCATTAGCTCCAGATGGACGTCATATTCTTCACATTTTTACTACTTCTTCCATGGAGGATTGGGAG GGGCTCTCCAGGGAAGAATACGAAGCAAAGAAGGCGCTGATAGCAGACGAAATTATTACTAGACTTGAGAAGAAGCTATTTCCAGGGCTAAAATCATCTATTGATTTTATGGAG GTTGGGACGCCGAGGACACACAGGCGATTCCTAGCCCGTAATAATGGTACCTATGGACCAATGCCACGAGGAACTCCTAAGGGATTGCTTGGAATGCCATTTAATACAACT AGTATAGATGGGCTGTATTGTGTCGGTGATAGTTGCTTTCCTGGTCAAGGAGTAATCGCTGTAGCCTTTTCAGGAGTGATGTGCGCGCACCGAGTAGCTGCAGATATTG GGCTCGAAAAGAAGTCCCCCATTTTGGATGCGGCCCTTCTTCGGCTACTCGGTTGGTTGAGGACCTTGGCTTGA
- the LOC101213089 gene encoding ABC transporter G family member 22 isoform X1, producing MPYNIRVFLVLKNKLFLPLIALYIRSECAPLKVQYRLNHFSLSLSNFFTSEFPLSFNIIKKLGKLESNMEKTSSLGLARTKSDQLLEKVAAAFKSPMSSTEANGVVGESGSTTLSRKSSKQTLTAPSPGRGSGSGGGRNTHIRKSRSAQLKLDLDDLGSGAALSRASSASLGLSFSFTGFTLPPDEIGDFKPFSDEDIPEDVEAGTCKTRFQTEPTMPIHLKFKDVTYKVIIKGLRTNVEKEILNGITGLVNPGEVLALMGPSGSGKTTLLNLLGGRIIRSTAGGSVTYNDQPYNKFLKSRIGFVMQEDVLFPHLTVKETLRYAALLRLPNTLTKEQKEKRAIDVIYELGLERCQDTMIGGSFVRGVSGGERRRVSIGNEIIINPSLLFLDEPTSGLDSTTALRIVQILHEIAEAGKTVVTTIHQPSSRLFHKFDKLILLGKGSLIYYGKAAEAMNYFASIGCSPLIAMNPAEFLLDLANGNLSDVSVPSELEDKVQMENSEADSRQDRPSPILVQEYLVEAYETRVAEKEKRKMLTPLTLDEELKSKVSNSRRQWGASWWEQYSILFRRGIKERRHEYFSWLRITQVLATAVILGLLWWQSESKSPKGLQDQAGLLFFIAVFWGFFPVFTAIFTFPQERAMLSKERAADMYRLSAYFLARTTSDLPLDLLLPILFLLVVYFMAGLRLSAAPFFLTMVTVFLSIVAAQGLGLAIGATLMDVKKATTLASVTVMTFMLAGGFFVQKVPVFVAWIRYVSFNYHTYKLLLKVQYNNIIPAVNGMKMDNGVVEVTALIAMVFGYRLLAYISLRRMRLHSGS from the exons ATGCCATATAACATAAGGGTGTTTTTGGTACTAAAAAACAAACTGTTTCTTCCTCTTATTGCTCTTTATATAAGAAGTGAATGTGCACCATTGAAGGTGCAATATAGATTGAAccacttctctctctctctctctaacttCTTCACTTCTGAATTTCCACTCTCCTTCAACATCATAAAAAAG CTAGGGAAGTTGGAGAGCAATATGGAGAAGACAAGTTCATTGGGTCTAGCAAGGACGAAATCTGATCAATTGTTGGAGAAGGTGGCAGCAGCATTCAAGTCACCGATGTCGAGCACCGAGGCGAATGGGGTGGTGGGAGAGAGTGGCAGCACGACTCTGTCGAGAAAGTCCAGCAAGCAGACGTTGACAGCTCCTTCACCGGGGCGTGGCAGTGGTAGCGGCGGTGGTCGAAACACACATATCAGGAAGTCTAGGAGTGCACAGCTGAAGCTGGATTTGGATGATTTGGGGAGTGGTGCAGCTCTTAGTAGAGCTTCAAGTGCGAGCTTGGGATTGTCATTCTCCTTCACAGGCTTCACTTTGCCACCTGATGAAATTGGAGATTTCAAGCCATTCAGTGATGAAGATATAC CAGAGGATGTCGAAGCAGGAACATGCAAGACCAGATTTCAAACAGAACCAACCATGCCCATTCACCTCAAG TTCAAGGATGTTACTTATAAAGTAATCATAAAAGGATTGCGAACAAATGTGGAGAAGGAGATCCTAAATGGGATTACTGGTCTGGTAAACCCAGGTGAAGTTCTGGCCTTAATGGGACCTTCAGGAAGTGGCAAGACAACGTTACTCAATCTTCTTGGAGGGCGGATCATACGGTCTACAGCTGGTGGTTCCGTTACTTACAATGATCAACCATACAATAAGTTCCTGAAAAGCAG GATAGGATTCGTGATGCAGGAGGATGTTCTATTTCCCCACCTAACAGTGAAAGAAACATTGAGATATGCAGCATTGCTTCGATTGCCAAATACATTGACGAAAGAGCAAAAGGAAAAGCGTGCAATTGATGTCATCTACGAGCTGGGACTTGAAAG GTGCCAGGATACGATGATTGGTGGCTCCTTCGTCCGTGGGGTTTCAGGTGGAGAAAGACGTAGGGTCTCTATAGGCAATGAGATAATAATCAATCCCTCCCTATTGTTTCTTGATGAACCTACTTCGGGCCTGGATTCAACAACTGCATTGAGAATTGTTCAGATTTTACATGAGATAGCTGAA GCTGGGAAGACCGTGGTGACAACGATTCACCAGCCATCAAGCAGACTATTTCACAAATTTGACAAGCTAATTCTTCTTGGGAAGGGAAGCTTGATCTATTATGGCAAAGCAGCGGAAGCAATGAACTATTTCGCATCTATAGGATGTTCTCCACTTATTGCAATGAACCCAGCAGAGTTCTTGCTTGACCTTGCAAATGGCAACCTGAGTGATGTGTCTGTTCCATCAGAGCTAGAGGACAAGGTGCAAATGGAGAATTCCGAGGCTGACAGTAGGCAGGATAGACCTTCTCCAATTCTTGTCCAAGAG TATCTGGTGGAGGCTTACGAGACGAGAGTTgcagagaaggaaaagaggaaaatgcTGACACCTCTGACGCTAGACGAAGAGCTGAAATCGAAGGTATCAAATTCGAGAAGGCAATGGGGAGCGAGCTGGTGGGAACAATATTCGATACTGTTCCGAAGAGGAATCAAAGAAAGACGCCACGAGTACTTTAGCTGGTTGAGAATCACTCAAGTTCTTGCCACCGCCGTAATTCTAGGGTTACTGTGGTGGCAATCGGAAAGTAAAAGTCCAAAAGGCTTGCAAGATCAG GCTGGGCTATTGTTCTTCATAGCAGTATTCTGGGGGTTCTTCCCAGTATTCACAGCAATATTCACATTCCCACAAGAGAGAGCAATGTTAAGCAAAGAAAGAGCAGCTGATATGTATAGACTGAGTGCTTATTTTTTGGCAAGAACCACTAGTGATCTTCCTCTTGATCTATTGTTGCCTATCCTTTTCCTTCTTGTTGTTTATTTCATGGCTGGCTTAAGGCTTAGTGCTGCTCCTTTTTTCCTCACTATGGTCACTGTCTTCCTCTCCATTGTGGCTGCACAG GGCCTTGGCTTGGCCATTGGAGCTACGCTCATGGATGTCAAGAAGGCCACGACTTTGGCTTCTGTCACCGTCATGACCTTCATGCTTGCTGGTGGATTCTTTGTGCAG AAAGTTCCAGTGTTCGTAGCTTGGATCCGCTATGTGTCTTTCAACTATCACACATACAAGCTCCTTCTAAAGGTGCAGTACAACAACATCATACCCGCTGTAAATGGTATGAAAATGGACAACGGGGTAGTTGAAGTTACTGCACTAATTGCCATGGTTTTTGGGTATCGTCTCTTGGCTTACATTTCACTGAGGAGGATGAGGCTTCACTCAGGGAGTTAA
- the LOC101213089 gene encoding ABC transporter G family member 22 isoform X2 yields the protein MFKDVTYKVIIKGLRTNVEKEILNGITGLVNPGEVLALMGPSGSGKTTLLNLLGGRIIRSTAGGSVTYNDQPYNKFLKSRIGFVMQEDVLFPHLTVKETLRYAALLRLPNTLTKEQKEKRAIDVIYELGLERCQDTMIGGSFVRGVSGGERRRVSIGNEIIINPSLLFLDEPTSGLDSTTALRIVQILHEIAEAGKTVVTTIHQPSSRLFHKFDKLILLGKGSLIYYGKAAEAMNYFASIGCSPLIAMNPAEFLLDLANGNLSDVSVPSELEDKVQMENSEADSRQDRPSPILVQEYLVEAYETRVAEKEKRKMLTPLTLDEELKSKVSNSRRQWGASWWEQYSILFRRGIKERRHEYFSWLRITQVLATAVILGLLWWQSESKSPKGLQDQAGLLFFIAVFWGFFPVFTAIFTFPQERAMLSKERAADMYRLSAYFLARTTSDLPLDLLLPILFLLVVYFMAGLRLSAAPFFLTMVTVFLSIVAAQGLGLAIGATLMDVKKATTLASVTVMTFMLAGGFFVQKVPVFVAWIRYVSFNYHTYKLLLKVQYNNIIPAVNGMKMDNGVVEVTALIAMVFGYRLLAYISLRRMRLHSGS from the exons ATG TTCAAGGATGTTACTTATAAAGTAATCATAAAAGGATTGCGAACAAATGTGGAGAAGGAGATCCTAAATGGGATTACTGGTCTGGTAAACCCAGGTGAAGTTCTGGCCTTAATGGGACCTTCAGGAAGTGGCAAGACAACGTTACTCAATCTTCTTGGAGGGCGGATCATACGGTCTACAGCTGGTGGTTCCGTTACTTACAATGATCAACCATACAATAAGTTCCTGAAAAGCAG GATAGGATTCGTGATGCAGGAGGATGTTCTATTTCCCCACCTAACAGTGAAAGAAACATTGAGATATGCAGCATTGCTTCGATTGCCAAATACATTGACGAAAGAGCAAAAGGAAAAGCGTGCAATTGATGTCATCTACGAGCTGGGACTTGAAAG GTGCCAGGATACGATGATTGGTGGCTCCTTCGTCCGTGGGGTTTCAGGTGGAGAAAGACGTAGGGTCTCTATAGGCAATGAGATAATAATCAATCCCTCCCTATTGTTTCTTGATGAACCTACTTCGGGCCTGGATTCAACAACTGCATTGAGAATTGTTCAGATTTTACATGAGATAGCTGAA GCTGGGAAGACCGTGGTGACAACGATTCACCAGCCATCAAGCAGACTATTTCACAAATTTGACAAGCTAATTCTTCTTGGGAAGGGAAGCTTGATCTATTATGGCAAAGCAGCGGAAGCAATGAACTATTTCGCATCTATAGGATGTTCTCCACTTATTGCAATGAACCCAGCAGAGTTCTTGCTTGACCTTGCAAATGGCAACCTGAGTGATGTGTCTGTTCCATCAGAGCTAGAGGACAAGGTGCAAATGGAGAATTCCGAGGCTGACAGTAGGCAGGATAGACCTTCTCCAATTCTTGTCCAAGAG TATCTGGTGGAGGCTTACGAGACGAGAGTTgcagagaaggaaaagaggaaaatgcTGACACCTCTGACGCTAGACGAAGAGCTGAAATCGAAGGTATCAAATTCGAGAAGGCAATGGGGAGCGAGCTGGTGGGAACAATATTCGATACTGTTCCGAAGAGGAATCAAAGAAAGACGCCACGAGTACTTTAGCTGGTTGAGAATCACTCAAGTTCTTGCCACCGCCGTAATTCTAGGGTTACTGTGGTGGCAATCGGAAAGTAAAAGTCCAAAAGGCTTGCAAGATCAG GCTGGGCTATTGTTCTTCATAGCAGTATTCTGGGGGTTCTTCCCAGTATTCACAGCAATATTCACATTCCCACAAGAGAGAGCAATGTTAAGCAAAGAAAGAGCAGCTGATATGTATAGACTGAGTGCTTATTTTTTGGCAAGAACCACTAGTGATCTTCCTCTTGATCTATTGTTGCCTATCCTTTTCCTTCTTGTTGTTTATTTCATGGCTGGCTTAAGGCTTAGTGCTGCTCCTTTTTTCCTCACTATGGTCACTGTCTTCCTCTCCATTGTGGCTGCACAG GGCCTTGGCTTGGCCATTGGAGCTACGCTCATGGATGTCAAGAAGGCCACGACTTTGGCTTCTGTCACCGTCATGACCTTCATGCTTGCTGGTGGATTCTTTGTGCAG AAAGTTCCAGTGTTCGTAGCTTGGATCCGCTATGTGTCTTTCAACTATCACACATACAAGCTCCTTCTAAAGGTGCAGTACAACAACATCATACCCGCTGTAAATGGTATGAAAATGGACAACGGGGTAGTTGAAGTTACTGCACTAATTGCCATGGTTTTTGGGTATCGTCTCTTGGCTTACATTTCACTGAGGAGGATGAGGCTTCACTCAGGGAGTTAA